The Streptomyces sp. NBC_01268 genome segment CCTGGGCCGGCTCGTCCTGCTGCTCTGCGCGCACGCCCAGGCCCCGGCCTGGACCCTCTTCGTGACGACCGCGCTCACCGCCACCGCCCCCAACACCGGCGGCATGTCCCGGGCCCGCTGGGCGTACCTGCTCAAGGACGACCCGGACGCCCTGCACACCGCCAACGCCTTCGAGCAGGCCGCCGACGAGCTGTGCTTCATGCTCGGCCCGGTGCTCGCCGCCCTCCTCTGCTCCGCGCTCTTCCCCGAGGCGGGCACCCTGGTCGCCGCCGTCCTCTTCCTGGCCGGGGTGCTGCTCTTCGCCGCACAGCGCTCCACCGAGCCGCCGGTCGCCCCGCGCACCGCGGGCGGCTCCCCGGTGCGCGCGCCGGGCGTGCCGGCCCTGCTCGCGGTCTTCCTCGCCACCGGCGCGGTGTTCGGCGCGATGGAGGTCGTCACCCTGGCGTACGTGGACGGACCGGCCGCGGGTCCGGTCCTCGCCCTCCAGGCCGCGGGCTCCTGCGCGGCAGGCCTGGCCTACGGGCGCGCCCGCCGCTCGCCCCGGCTCGCGGGCTGCCTCGCGGCGCTGGCGGCCCTGATGGCGCTCCCGCTGCTCGCCGCCCTCACCGGCTCGCTGCTCGCCCTGGCGGGCGCCCTGCTGGCGGCGGGGATGGCGATCGCCCCGACGATGGTCACCGGCATGACCCAGGTCCAGCGGCTGACCCCGCCGGACCGCCTGAACGAGGGCATGACCCTGGCGGTGACCGCCCTGCTCGGCGGCATCGCGGCGGGCTCGGCCACGGGCGGCTGGCTGGCCGAGCACGCCCCGACGCCCACGTAC includes the following:
- a CDS encoding MFS transporter codes for the protein MPHPDLILTPAGPTLIPRHTPRPATPGGSALPSASATPATTALPASATGTGTGTLPSARPPRRMPANPYLRLFALPGARAFTLGNLLARLPMGMFGVSALVMIAGAYGSYALAGAVGAVGMAAGAVTAPWIARLVDRYGQARIAVPATVHAVLGRLVLLLCAHAQAPAWTLFVTTALTATAPNTGGMSRARWAYLLKDDPDALHTANAFEQAADELCFMLGPVLAALLCSALFPEAGTLVAAVLFLAGVLLFAAQRSTEPPVAPRTAGGSPVRAPGVPALLAVFLATGAVFGAMEVVTLAYVDGPAAGPVLALQAAGSCAAGLAYGRARRSPRLAGCLAALAALMALPLLAALTGSLLALAGALLAAGMAIAPTMVTGMTQVQRLTPPDRLNEGMTLAVTALLGGIAAGSATGGWLAEHAPTPTYGFLAPVTAAALALLLCLATRADRPRTPAKTGGRA